In the Ictalurus furcatus strain D&B chromosome 13, Billie_1.0, whole genome shotgun sequence genome, tatgcacacattcatttttcATCTTATGCCTAATATGACAGTTTGGCCATTTCTGATTACTGGGGGAACGTGTCCCCCCATTGTCTGTGGTGGTTATGGCCTTGACTCAAAGTACAATCTGCAGCTGTGCCAGACGTTACCCCACACAAAGAACATAATGTGACTAATCGCCCAAACATCAAGTACTGTTTAACCACTATTAACAATTAAACATATATTCTAttatacatggtgtgtgtgaagCAAATTTCCATAACTTTTCCTAAACTttctgggtttatttatttttccaaaacTTGGTCTGGACAttgctattttaaaatgacttttccagttgtttttttttatgaccgAACCCTGATCATTCCTTCAAGGTGATCACCAACACAATGGAATACACAAATTTCCATGTCAGTGTTTTATGTcagtgtattatatatattcattatattattcattattattaaatgttattcattGTTAAGCAGTTATTAATAATACACTTTATATGTcattgtatacagtatatgtcatTGGTCTACTTTGtggacaaaaatgtatttatcatTGTTTGTCACTCTTGCCAGTATTCATGTTTATGTTGATGCATATATTTAAATCCAGTTAGGTTGTAATTAtatatccatgcatccatccatccatttttcatactgcTTGCCTGACACAGGGTTGTGAGGAAGCCTGGAGCTTATTCTAgtgaactcagggcacaaggccgGGGATATCCTGGacaggtgccaacccatcacagggcacaatcacacatatattcacacaccaCGGTCAATTATGAAATTCCAATCAACCTCCAACGCATGACTTtagactgagggaggaaaccgaagtacccggaggactcctgaagcactgggagaacatgcaagcctTAACCCCCATctctagaggtgtgaggcaaacatgctaaccactagtGCCCCCTATTGTAAATATATGTGTCAGAACATCAAAAACTGAAGGTGTAACAATTCACTTCTTACATTTTGGCCTgagtaagataagataagatagataaactttattgatcccacactggggaaattcccttgttacagcagctcaattacacacagcagataagaaaaacacattaaatagaaagagaatagaaaaaattatctatctatatctatatctatatctatatctatatatagatagatagatagatagatagatagatagatagatagataattatatatatatatatatatatatatatatatatatatatatatatatatatatataataggtatagaaaaataagaataagagcaataataatagtaatatgtGAATGAACacctcattttatttacagatgaATAAGAATATATACAGATAACACCTCTTCATAGTAACAAATGGAATATTGCACAGGTCACAGTATAGGGTGAGCAACaaagattaataaattaataaatatacacagtgCAGAATATTATAAATGTGTAGGCTGATGTTGCAAAACAGCTAGCAGTGCtatattatgttgtttttgcattaaagagtctgactgctgttGCAATGAAGGACCTGCAGTAGCACTCCTTCTTCCACTGAGGGTGCAGCAGTCTgttgctgaaggagctgctcagggaaCCCAATGTCTCATGCAGGGGGTGAGAGGAGTTGCCCATGATTGATGCCAGCTTTGCTAACATCCTACTCTACCCCACCACCTCTAGATGGTAGATGCTGGAAACAAAGTTGAGTTTTCATTTGTAGCAGAGATGTGGAGGTCGATTGAATTTTTGTAATGTTACTTTTACCAAAACCCACACAAAATCAAATAttacttggtgtgtgtgtgtgtgtgtgtgtgtgtgtgtgtgtgtgtgtgaggagtatgACGGAGGACCTGCTGCAGAGATATGATCAGATATCAGAATAAATAGAGCTAATCTTCTTAATGAAGCACAGACACAGCAGCAGGCACGATAACATTAATGTGGAGATGCTTACTGTATTACTGTACATGCACATTTGTAGTGCGTAATAACTGATTTTGCCTATCACATGAAATGCAAAGCAATTTTATTTGGTTATTAGCAAGGAAGTAGAGTACGATGAGATCAGTTTCAGCAAGAGGCAGGCAAAGAATTAGAGTCATTGTTCAAAATATGGCAAACTTTGTCCCTTTTAGAAAAATGGTAATGAGCCGAAAGAGTCGGTTCTTAATGCTGAGCTaaatgactcactgaaaagagccGAAATTCCCACCCTCAGTATTGGACCGTTTATATTCTACCGGGTAAAAGTCATGACCGAAATTGGTTGCCATGAATCTAACCTGTGGAAgtgataattttattttattttattttattatttttatttgctcaATTTAACATCCAACAGCAATCAAAACAGTATAGTCTATTTAAAAGAGAAACCCctccatgctgaaaaaaaaccccaatagaaatCATCAcaagaaattctaatggtttccattacaaatacctttacaaaccatcagctaaccattataACCATTGGCCTACCATTATTGAtcattaatggtatccactagatataTAACATGTTAACATGTTATGGCATATGCTAACAagataacatgccaccaacagaaggcaacaaattaccagtagagaccaacagtgaccattacagtttccattaaaacttatacaattcccattataagcattaaaaccattactaattctatgagggtttctgttgggttgttttttttttgggggggggggggttcagcaGGGCTATGTGTTCAGCATGCATTATTTGAGGGGGAAGATGGCGGGTTATGGAATGTGAGAAATATATCTGCCCATGGAATATTgtcctgtttattttatatgcTCATGAGAATACATACGTGAATAACGAAATAATAAACGAAATATTGCACTCAATCAAACAAATTGGGAGAAAACATCAGGCAGTGGGGGAAATTACTTCTGGGTTTTGTTGAGATGATTGCTACTCgtgtaaaaatgttaatttataaATAAGTCGAATGTGCCTTTATAGGGGTCTTGTGTAGTTTACTACTGCCACCTGCTGCTCATAAAATATACCTTCGTCTAATGCAGTACTGGTGCTGCAGGGTTttacaaatgtttacattttcgtTTAGTTCGACGAGCTTATCCAGACACGTTTGCGTAAGCAAATGAAAAAGCACATGCTggctaaacaaatacaaatatggcAGTTTATGATGTTGGTCATGAtgatggttgttgttgttgttgttgttattatatagTAAATTTTGTAGCCACAAGCATATAACTATTTTTGATTCCTCATCTCAACTGGATTTAggatttgtattgttttattaagcCACAATAATCATGGTCAatgttcatccatccagccatccattttctgtcccacttatcctacacagggacgCATGGAGCCTGCATGGAGGTTATCCCAGGGatcttggggcacaaggcatgggACACCCGGGACAGGGGACgagcccattgcagggcacaatcgcacacacattcacacactacggacaatcagcatgtctttggactggggaaggaaactagagtacccagaggaaacttcCAAAGCAcaaggaaaacatgcaaactccatgcacacagagtggaggcaggaatcaaacccccaatcctggaggtgtgagacaaacatgctaacccctAAGCCCCCGTGCCCCCATGGTGGTTTAGCCATTTCAAATTCCTGCTAAACCACAGTTATTGTAAGACACTCagactaaaacaaacaaaaaagtcataCTGTTTGagtacatttttataaactATGAATGTTAgaatagaaatgaaaaatatatcaaattaattaatatgaattaaattgGACAGAGACTGAAACAAATCTTACAATGTCAGCCTTTACAACAAAATCTAATAATACATAATTAGTGAGGGAAAACGGTTTAATTTTTAGGGAATGCATGCTATGTTTAATAACGAATTCACCATTAATGTTCCAATGGTATTTGTGATGAAATGGTGTATCCGACTGTACTGCAGgactaaatatacagtatacattaaAGATAGGGCTCTACCCTATATAAGTACACACTATAGTCTTTACACCCGTGCACTATTTGTAAGCGTAATGTGATATGATATGGTAGCATTTCTTGCACAGGTATGAGTGTATCAAGCACAGCACCAGTTCTGGGTTTACCCAGAACCTCAGTGTAACTGCTCAGGTGACCACCGCACAACAGTATGCCAACCACCCTGTGGTGGTTGACACTGGTGAAGGGTTAGAAgacattttccataccacttatacTAAACAGGGTGGTGAGGGAGCCtagatcctatcccagggaacattttaaaacataaaacatcattTCTAAAACACAACATGTAACATGACTAGTAATCTTTCTGAGATGCCACTACCATGCCAGtatcactgctgtgctgaaaaTGATCCATCATTCAAATAACATCTGGTCATTGGTTCTATGATGGCCTGTCCAGTGATGTATGTGGTGGATGTGGCTTGAGGAATTCTGCCTACAACAGGTTGACTACAGTCAGCAATCGTACACCTACAAAGTGCATCTATGTGGTAGGTGTATATGACAATATAGTACTATGTTTACTTATACCACTTAGCTTttgaatgctcaattctgattggtcagaaggtgttcattaattttctgtaacaataTAGCGTGGACAGTGGTTTGAGCTGCAAGATTTATATTAACACGCttgttttaatatgttattgtttctgtattaacaatttacacagggacTCCACATTAACAGATTaaaattttctgtaaggagatttttatttagcattttgggaaggagtttccagtgtcagagctttatAAGAGTCAGAGGTAAAGGTTTCTATCTTTAAAGgttttcagtttctctgtaacatgacaagctgcattagCTTcacaagagaggaaaaaacaggACACAGGAGCATTAGTAAGGTCAGGAGGCTCTGATGTCGGGCTAGAAGGCCTGGTGCATAGTCGttattccagttcatcccaaatgagttcagtggggctgaggtcagggctctgtgcaggcctctccaaccttggcaaaccatatcttcatggaccttgctttgtgcacaggggcattggcATGCTGGAATAtgtttggacctcttagttacagtgaagggaaattgtaatgctccagcatacaaagacatcctatgcAAAtttgtgcttctaactttgtggcaacagtttagggaagaaccGCATGTGcatgtaatggtcaggtgtccacaaacttttggccatataatgtattgaATGGATGTTTAATGCATGTTTTATTAcatcattaaattaaatgtaactgtaaatggataaaaaaaaaaagtatgatcaatttgattaaaaagtgtcattgttggcaaataataaatgcaataaaacatgacaggaaaataatcaactgtgtGGGTGGTGTTGGCCCAACTCATAGCTATTACACAAATATGTATACTTACAGGATTAGACTACTTCTAAACATATAAATGCATTGTTTCCTTGTTTACACTGTTTACCCACCATCTCCCTTTATGGAAAACCATATGCAAGGGCAATATAAGTATAAAgtattaaccctttcatgcatattaaaagtaaaatcGACTTATAGACAGTCGATTTAAGGCTCGTTTTTATGCTTTAGTAAAATATAAGATGCAAATCACTGCCGAATCACTTGagaacattactgtaaattaaCGTGAACGTCTTTAGCTCCCTAGACTATTTGTCGTTCTCAATGTTTACTAACTTTCtacataaaattatatatatatatatatatatatatatatatatatatatatatatatatatatatataactagttttaattgaattgaattgaattgaattgaatccaattttattttattttattttatctaattATTGTTGATTTTGGGAAGATCATGCAACAGTCCTAAACTGTGCAAATTTGCATGTTCAGAAAGGATATTTGTTGTCAACATTACATATTTTAGacttaaatgtaatatatatatatatatatatatatatatatatatatgtatatgtatatatatatatatgtgtgtgtgtgtgtgtgtgtgtgtgtgtgtgtgtgtgtagatagatagatagacagataaatagatagatagatatgtagatatatattttatttatttaattattattattattattatttcagtcaTACTGAAATGTAAGCCTTTTGTACTCACAGACaatccatttactttttaatacaaGTCATGTTTAGGTAGAAGCGAGATATATTCATATCTCATGcaattttttaaagttttaataaagagagaaaatgtatcAAATTTGGATATGcgtataaataatttatgcattaaagggtttaaaaaaaaaaagaacaacagctAAACCCCTTTATAGTCCAAACTTCGCTCAACAAAGGCGTGGCTTTCACGTGTCGTGACGTCATCTCAGGGCGGGGCTACCAAACAGGTGTCCACTCGGcaggagtgagagaaagaactAGCTTTACGCTGTTGAAAGAAGCACGAGCCGCTGTTTTTGCCCCATGCGGCGGTGGTGTGCGTCATGGTGCCGAGGTGCATCGGGGGCTGCGTGCCCTTATTCGTGCTTGGCGTGGTTTTTGACGTGGTCGGCTTGATTGTGCTGCTCGTCGGTGCTCTCGCCAACCTGCGCCTGGACGGCCGCTTTTACGGCGACTTTCTCGTCTACACGGGCTCCATCGTGGTGTTCCTGAGCCTCATGTGGTGGGTGTTGTGGTACACAGGAAACGCAACGATCCCCTCGGACGAGCTGGAGAAAACCCCGCTGGACAACTTGGCGCTGTGGGCGCGCAGATTGTCCACCAGCATTGCGCACACCGGAGCCAAATCCATGGAGGTTGGAGAGAAGAACAAGAGCGTCGATGCCCAAGAATTGATGAATGGGTCCATGCCTGTGTACATTAACATTCCCACTAGGACGGCGTGGCAGATCTCGGGCATGGAGGGCTACGACAACGCAGCTTTTGAAAGAAGTGTTGACATGCCTCCAACAAGTCAGAAAACAGTACAGCTGGATATTCTGGGGAACGGACGAATAGAGAGACTTCTCTGATCAACAATAAaacattctcttttttttcctcttagtTTTCCAGGTTCCCTTTGAGCTTCTCTGGTGGAGTTTTATAATCTTGTTCTGCAGGTTGTTCTCCTTCAGATAGTATCAGATGTTCGGATCCAGGTGGATCTGACCTGCTTCAGCCTTTTCTGTACACTTCAGCACTACATATGATCTGATCCACAAGGGTGCCTTCTGTTTACTCAGCACTTTTATAGTTGTGTGCACATACTTCAGAATGATTTCTGGATCTTATTCGTTCATCTATGGACTTGAACTTGAATGTGCTGAAGTTTTGAGCTCAAGCGTTTTCTGGCCGTATCATGTTTATGGCCATCATATCATTGTCAAAAGGGTACTCATCTTATTTGTTTCATGGAAAGTTATAAATGCACtggtacactgtaaaaccggatagttaatttaactcaaaaacTTTGAGGAAagtaattacctcaaaatttttacgttgataaatcaatttctttaagtcaaatacacttaaatataacataaattgaactcaaactttgtaatgtaaaataaattgttatatttaagtgtgtttggcttaaagaaattgatttatcaactttaaaaattttgaggtaattagtttcctcacattttttgagttaaatgaactatccggttttacagagTGCTAGGGAAGTGACATGGTGAATAAAGTTAGAGGTTTAGCTTGTCATGATGTCTTTAAGACATAAGATTTACTACACTTCCTTCACAATGTTTTGGATTACCTTTAATGATCCCCAAAAAAAGGATACTAAACTGTTCCTttcttgtcactggggtggaCTCCTCTAAGCATACACATTACGcacctttagtatgtatcttttgCCTAGAaaggtacatacagtataccGTACCTTTTAAAGCATTACTCTAATggtccaattatgtaccttaaatgtTTGTTAAATCTACATGAAcgatatacacaaaatatttcCCCTATGTGTTTTATTAACCAGTAGGTTATGTATTACTTGCATTTGTTTCAAGTGTAATAAATGGAATGCAGTTTTATGGATGGGGGTGGGGGATCTATTATGGCATGAGTGGCTTGTGCCAGTTTGATTTTCTATCACCCTACATTTATTTCAGATCAAGTAATAAGTTAATTTTTAATGAGAGTTAATGAGCGATGaagttgttgtttattgtggTAATATAGTTCAGTATGACTCAGCAAAAATTCCTGAGAATCAACTCTGATGTTCTATTAATTGTATTTTGCAGGTGTCTTTTGGAAGCTCAACACAAAAATCAACTGCTTTTATTCAGGGAACAATGTTTTAATATTGCACAATGCTCGACagatttttatatgtatttgtatgtacTTTAAACAgatgtattttgtttatatgGCTGAATATTTGTTTATGTGAATATATCTTCaggaattaaatatattttagatattatatattctatattaaaGAATTTTAATGTTGATTATGAACCATAGATATTTGGTTGCATCTTTCATATTGTTGTGTCTTGTAAGGAAATTCATAGCAGTAAATGCTAACTATAAATGTTTTTGCCAGAAGTTACTGGAAATAACGACATAATATGGTGATTACACTTCGagataaaatacataaatgtacTCAAGAGCAgttcaatttaaatgtaatgagaGAATGCTATAAATGTTGTATGtgtaatttataccacagcactgttgacgTCCCAGATCTGATTGGTTAAAAgctgttgaataattttctataataccATGGCTCTTACAGTAGTTTCTGCTGTaagttatgtaaatgtgctcAGTTGAATACAATAACATTTCTATAGCAAAAATTCATTCCCAGGACTCGAagggcagatgctccacataatctaagcctgctaataaacaggtttttaaacgttttagttatttaacaaggaaaaatgtataatcatttgAGAACCTTTCTTTAagtagattttaaaaaacacaaacgcTTATGGACGTTGTCTCCAGGGTCAGCGATTTGTAACTGTCACTAAGTTTTCTGCaatgggagagtcttcaggacagaggacgttCTCATTTCTCCGTAACATGAAAAGTGGAGACTTCTGAcacaaatttaaaacatttattaatttttaaagagaggggaaaaagttTGGAGAtgtaatgactgtttatagctgttacatTTTTTCTAATGGCTTTGTTGTGGCTAGTCTAAATGTTTTATAGCATTATACATCCTGATTATAGTCTCCTGTATTCTTTTACTCTCATGAAACTTGggttgggattttttttttttctggtttcctgTATGATTTTGTTCCCTGTAGATCTGCATGATCTCACATTTGAAAACCAGTAAGGGAAGAATGTCAAATCGAGTTATAGACCGATTGAAAGATTGAAAGTAGAGATTTAAGATAATCTGCTAGTAACTCGATGAATGTTTTGATCActattgaattatttttcttaacattttataacaGAACATTTACCATTTTTGACTATTTCATGACTGCTGCCTAGTCACTGAATTTGatgtatacagtgggggaaataagtattggacgcgtcaacatttttttcagtaattgctGCCGTTTAggagatgctctgatccagtcgtctagccatcacaatttggcccttgtaaTAGTTGCTCGGATctttatgcttgcccatttttcctgcttccaacacatcgacttcgagaactgactttTCACTTTCTGTGTAATATACCCCACTCCTTGataggtgccattgtaacaagataatcaatgttaatcACTTCACCTGTCTCCACTCTAACACAAGGAATTGATCTGAAAATCGCCTGCGAGGCACATGTACCCTCCAAAGAAACTGCACTAACAACTACAAAAGCACTGGACAAGGTCAACATTTGTATGTTGGTTGCCATGGTGTGTATGTTGCTATGAAATATGAACTACATCCTGGTGAACTTGGCATCTGACATGCAGTGAAACAGGTTTTCCATAAGGGACACCCTGTTGCTTTGAGTGCAGCCATTTGACCCATGTCTTTCAGATAATCCTGTTTCATATGCAAAGCAGGTGTGTAGGTGTTCAAACCGAAGACAAGCCATAGAAGATTTGGGAAGGAATGTATCTCAGACTATTGCTCCTTTGTTTTAGTCAATGAAAGGCTTTATTATTGAACTGTCGATTTGAAAAGCCAATATTCTATATAGCCTGATTCTATATAGTGTGGTTTAACACCTCGGGTTGTTCTGTATCCTGTAAACAAGCCCGATGCACACTCAGCCAGTTTTACAAGCCACTGCTTTACAAACATTAGAGGCACTCATTACTAATACCCGAGTCTAGCACTACATCACATCTTTGTGACAGGTGCCTGGTTCATCGAAAGACTTGGATGGACTAACAGGTCAGATTTCCTGTACACCTCTAACATGTTAGACAGACATCTAGATATCCAGTTCCAACACCTCTGAGCAGGGAAACATGACACCGCCAGCAGTACAGTGCCAGAACAGGACATTTAAGACAAACAGTAAGATCAAATTGTGTCTGATTGCAGGCACACCAAACATGCCCTGCTTTTATCCTAATAACCCAGAACAAGCACATTTCATAGTTTCATATTACTCttgtttacactttattttcTGGTCATTCAGGCATTTTAAGATTTTCACCTCTATGTAATGTACGgcatttcataataaatattgCTTCATGCCATTTCTCGTACTGCTTAGGAAATATTACGTTAATACTGAAGGCTTTAGGCTTTTTATTAGATCCCTACCCAATGTGATGATCAGGGAATCAGGTGCTGCCTCAATAtcaagtgtaatattttgacAATTAATAATTCAGAGCGCCAGGGCGCTGTAGAGTGTAGCCACGACTAGCCACTGGCGTCTCCGAGTTTAATCTGCAGAGTGCACGTCACATAATGTACGCTGCTACCTATTGTGATCGGAATCAAACCATCTGTACTTTATTGAACCATGCATACAATCATATCAGTTGTGAAAACACATCCTTAATTGTGGTCTGGCACATATTAACCACCCTGTTTATCAGGGAGTCAGTGAAATCAGTGAGTCAATGTGTAATTGTAAAATGCTTGACAGGTTGCATAAAGCAATTATTAATGATTGTTTCTCCTGTGTTTGCATTTGAGGGGTGGCAGAGATGCGTGGGGAGTAGCGATGTCGCCTTACAGTGCCAAGGTCCCCAGGTTTGATCTTGAGcttggattactgtctgtgCTGAGGTTTGAATGTGTCTGTATgcgtttcctctgggttctcggATTTcttctcacctcccaaaaacatggtaGTATGTGATTGGGCTATGCTAAACTGtgctaggtgtgaatgagtatggaATATGGTGTACTGCAATGAAGtagcgtcccatccagggtttaTTCCTGTGCAGtgttccagggataggctctggatccaccacaatcGTGATCATGATTAAATAGTTCCTGAAGACGAACGAATGAACATTTATTGTTCTGCTTGTTAAAAGCAAAGCCTGCTCACATACGCTCCATACATTGTTTATTCATGCAAAGCAACTTACAGGTAGGATATCTTCATAAAGAGACCAACTGTGGCTCTAGGATTAGTAGTACAGAATCTTGACAACCCACAGGTGTCTCTTGATACTAGTTTCCTTCCAGGATGATGAgaagaaatgcataattatTACAAGTCAGGCAATGCAAATTGCAAATGCCTATGAAGGTCACAGTATTAGGCAAGTTACCATGCTTAAAACAAAGCCAATTAGCTTGTctttaaaaagacagaaaaagccaTTTATTTAAAGCTTGGGCATTTTCTGTacatcccataatgcaccaGAAGTCATGAGAAGCAGAAACATTGGAGCAGATAGCCATGGCATGTTCCATTATTGTCAAACATTAAGGACATAAAGCTGTTCCACTTCCATTCTAACTGAAACTGAACTAGCAAGATATACATCCATAGGACCATCAGGAACGTCATATTAAATAATGACATGACTCTCCGTTTCACATCAACATCATTAGTCTACACTAGATCAGGGggtgtacaataatattaagGCTATTTAATGGAGCCATAGggctttttattcctgacatTTCCCATTGCCAGAACACATTTTTAGTAAAAGTGTTATTTAGAGggagtggtggcttggcggtta is a window encoding:
- the LOC128616729 gene encoding transmembrane protein 238-like: MVPRCIGGCVPLFVLGVVFDVVGLIVLLVGALANLRLDGRFYGDFLVYTGSIVVFLSLMWWVLWYTGNATIPSDELEKTPLDNLALWARRLSTSIAHTGAKSMEVGEKNKSVDAQELMNGSMPVYINIPTRTAWQISGMEGYDNAAFERSVDMPPTSQKTVQLDILGNGRIERLL